One segment of Streptomyces sp. YIM 121038 DNA contains the following:
- a CDS encoding GntR family transcriptional regulator, with translation MSTAQQEARSIALDIKRRIEQGEWTDKLPTYRQLAEGEYRTTQATISKAVQTLRVWGVVITRPGGSVRIRPPKPVRVVVPGEIADWTAEDIGTEEMPTFSWIKRELDQADDATVWRQRRLLKTGDGVLCIEDIYTVEKAHSGVVGPDGGFHCVRTWIPADEEQKLLGMHDFVPVLALLTRTEGAVVVRIFPGDRVEAATRD, from the coding sequence ATGAGCACTGCACAGCAGGAGGCGCGCAGCATCGCCCTCGACATCAAGCGCCGGATTGAGCAGGGCGAATGGACGGACAAGCTGCCCACCTATCGCCAGCTCGCCGAGGGTGAGTACCGCACCACGCAGGCGACCATCTCTAAGGCCGTTCAGACTCTGCGCGTGTGGGGAGTCGTCATCACGCGCCCCGGGGGATCGGTCCGCATCCGGCCGCCCAAGCCGGTGCGCGTCGTCGTGCCCGGCGAGATCGCCGACTGGACCGCCGAGGACATCGGCACCGAGGAGATGCCCACCTTCTCCTGGATCAAGCGCGAGCTGGACCAGGCTGACGATGCGACAGTTTGGCGTCAGCGTCGACTGCTGAAGACCGGGGATGGGGTTCTGTGCATCGAGGACATCTACACCGTCGAGAAGGCGCACAGCGGCGTCGTTGGCCCGGATGGTGGATTCCACTGCGTGCGGACCTGGATCCCCGCAGACGAGGAGCAGAAGCTCCTCGGGATGCACGATTTCGTGCCCGTGTTGGCGCTGCTGACCCGGACCGAAGGCGCCGTTGTCGTGCGGATCTTCCCGGGGGATCGAGTGGAGGCCGCAACGCGCGACTGA
- a CDS encoding ATP-binding protein: MTALRPRATGHPGYSETRPRDEETAPIARNLVRAACATWGVTDDATEAAALVLVELVSNAVRHGMGPSIRLIVDRPSSGQLYLAVVDRSALKFPELRDPGDDESSGRGLLLIEAMSERWGYERLGPTTRPWGKRVWAVLRTEEEAVAAP, encoded by the coding sequence ATGACGGCGTTAAGGCCACGAGCGACGGGACACCCCGGATACAGCGAGACCCGCCCCCGTGATGAGGAGACGGCGCCCATAGCGCGCAACTTGGTGCGCGCGGCGTGCGCGACGTGGGGCGTGACCGACGATGCGACGGAGGCCGCCGCCCTGGTGCTTGTCGAGCTGGTCTCCAACGCCGTCCGTCACGGCATGGGGCCATCGATCCGCCTCATCGTCGACCGGCCGAGCAGCGGCCAGCTCTATCTCGCCGTAGTCGACCGCTCCGCCCTGAAGTTCCCGGAGTTGCGGGATCCGGGCGACGACGAGTCATCAGGCCGCGGGCTCCTCCTCATCGAAGCGATGAGCGAACGATGGGGCTACGAGCGGCTGGGCCCCACCACACGCCCTTGGGGCAAGCGCGTGTGGGCCGTGCTGCGGACTGAGGAGGAGGCGGTGGCCGCACCGTGA
- a CDS encoding GNAT family N-acetyltransferase, producing MSTATVELRRFGHDDLPQIRQTLLDVHADAYADRKDEEFVQRFPWFVDHWGGRAGFACVIAYEAGDPVGFTYGAPGEAGREWWREYLTETPADPSTFSISELMLRPQWRKRGIGERLHGALLEDRPEALVVLTVDTKRPRLQAMYEGWNYRKVGERQPFPDSPLYAVMLLNRRATG from the coding sequence GTGAGCACGGCAACCGTTGAACTTCGCCGCTTCGGTCATGACGACCTGCCGCAGATCCGGCAAACCCTCCTTGACGTGCATGCCGACGCCTACGCAGACCGCAAGGACGAGGAGTTCGTGCAGCGCTTCCCCTGGTTCGTGGACCACTGGGGAGGACGAGCCGGATTCGCGTGCGTCATCGCGTACGAGGCCGGTGATCCGGTCGGGTTCACATACGGGGCCCCGGGCGAGGCAGGCCGTGAGTGGTGGCGCGAATACCTGACCGAGACTCCGGCCGATCCGTCGACGTTTTCCATCTCGGAACTGATGCTCAGGCCGCAATGGCGAAAGCGGGGAATCGGGGAGCGGCTTCACGGCGCCCTGCTCGAAGACCGGCCGGAGGCCCTGGTGGTCCTCACCGTCGACACCAAGCGCCCTCGGCTTCAGGCGATGTACGAGGGGTGGAATTACCGAAAGGTCGGCGAGCGTCAGCCGTTCCCGGACTCCCCGCTGTACGCCGTCATGCTGCTCAACCGCCGCGCCACGGGCTGA